In Pseudomonadota bacterium, the genomic stretch CCTCCTTGCCTATGGTGTCGGCCATTGTTCGGTTATTGTCGGCGCCGGAACATTCACCGAAGTAGTCCAACATTACCTCAACTGGAATGAACGTTCCATCGGCGCAAAAGTTGTAAAAAAGGTCTGCGGTGTCCTTGTCATACTGGGAGGGTTCTACCTTATCTACGCGACATTGTAGAGATCTATTTAAACGGTTCAAACAGCCCGAAATACTTGAACGGCTTTATCGGCTTGAACGGCTTGCTTAGAGCCTCCCCCTCTCGCCCGAAAGCATCTCCTCTTGCCACGGTGCCTTCCGTTGTATCGTATATGGAGTGATATTTTTATTTTGCAATTATGGAGTGATATAATTATATTGTAAAAACAGGCATTTTATTCAACATTGCCAAAAACGAACTATGACTATGAAATATATTACACGAACTGTTTGGGCTTTATCGCTTGTAAGCCTGTTCACCGACACGGCAAGCGAAATGCTTTACCCCATAATGCCGATTTATTTAAAGAGCATTGGCTTTTCAATTGTCCTCATCGGAATACTCGAAGGTGTCGCAGAAGCAACAGCAGGACTGAGTAAAGGATATTTCGGGAAACTTTCTGACAACTCAGGAAGACGAGTAGTTTTCGTGCAAACAGGCTATGCGTTAAGCGCTATTTCTAAACCGATGATGGGATTTTTCATCTATCCCCTTTGGATTTTCTTTGCACGAACCACTGACCGATTCGGGAAAGGAATACGAACAGGTGCGAGAGATGCAATCCTTTCTGATGAAGCAACACCTCAAACAAAGGGGAAAGTTTTTGGCTTTCACCGTGCCATGGATACCTTTGGCGCAGTATTAGGACCTGCACTTGCGTTGCTCTATCTGTATTTTTATCCCCAGGACTACAGGACATTATTTTTTATTGCATTTATTCCCGGACTTATTGCTGTATTTGCATCGTTATATCTTAAAGATAAAAAACAGACAACTTTAACAGAAAAAAATGTAATATCGTTCTTTTCCTTTCTTAATTATTGGAAAGGAAGCCCGTTGATATATCGCAAAGTTGTTATCGGGCTATTGACGTTTGCGTTGTTTAACAGCTCGGACGTGTTTCTCTTATTAAAAGCTAAAGAGTCAGGGCTAAGCGACACAATGGTAATTGGCGTCTATATTTTCTACAACCTTGTGTACGCTTTATGTGCCTTACCAATGGGTATTATTGCAGACAAAGTTGGTTTAAAGAAGATTTTTATCATTGGGCTTACGTTATTCGCAACGGTATATTTTGGAATGTCAGTTAATGCCAATATCTATGTTTATTTTGGACTATTTTTTCTCTATGGCATTTATGGAGCCGCAACAGAAGGAATTTCCAAAGCATGGATCAGCAACATTACCGATAAGAAAGATACAGCAACGGCAATAGGAACATATTCAGGTTTTCAGAGCGTCTGCACGATGTTAGCAAGTTCATTGGCAGGGCTGATCTGGTATCAATTTGGAGCAACTGCTACATTCATCACCACAGGCATTGCAACATTATTAGTCGTCTCTTATTTCTTAATTGCTATCCCAAGTCCAGTGGCAGACAAAACAGGGATTAATGCATAAATCAGGAGGCCACGGTGAAAACTGAGTGTAACCATGCAGAAAGACCCTTCTGGTGTCTCCTCAAAGAAGCTCTGTATATCGGTGCTGTTGGCTATGGCGGTCCGGCGGTTCTGGCATTGGCAAAACAAAGGTTGGTGCACGAAAAACACATAATAGAGGAAAAGGATTTCATGGATGCACTGGCGCTTTCACAGGTTCTTCCGGGCGCCATCGGCGTTACGTTAATGGGGCGCATCGGCTATCAGGTGAAGGAACTATGGGGCGCCATTCTTGTGCCTGCCGTCTTCGCACTGCCCTCGTTGGTCTTTATCATTTTCCTGTCCTGGGCTTATTTTCGTTTTGGAAATCTGCCCTTTGTCAAATCTCTGTTCACAGGTCTGGGGGCTATGGTGGTTGCCTTGCTCGCAAACGCATCGCTCCTTATCGGCAAATCAGTCTTCGGGAAGATAACATTCAAAGATTACAAGGGATTTTCCATATCAGCGTTCACCTTTACCGGTATTTACATTCTTCACTTCAATGTGCTGTGGCTGATTATGTTTTCCGGACTCCTCGGATTTCTCTTTTTCTATTTCACCGGCGAATTTGAAGATATTCCCTCGCAAGAAGGCGGCACGGTCATGCCGTCTCAGGCTATCGGGACACTTGCAGCCCCGCAACGCCATGTTAAACGGTACATTCCGGTCATCATCCTTTTTTTTATCGCAGGTTTTATATGTTTATTGTCCCCAAGGGCCGTTGAAATCGCCAATACTTTTCTTAAAATTGGCGCGCTGGGGTTCGGGGGAGGGTTTACCGCCATCCCGCTTATCAAGGGCGTTGTCGTTGATCAATTACACTGGGTGAATGAGATGCAGTTCCGTGATGGCATTGCACTGGGTCAGATTACCCCTGGGCCGGTATTTATCACCGCTGCTTTTATCGGCTACCATGTTGCAGGTATCATTGGGGCCTTTATGGCAGCGCTGGCAATTTTTACGCCATCTGTAACCGCTATCGTTGTTTTGAGCAGAATCCACAGCAGAGTGCGTTCACTCAAGGCCGTCCGCGTAGTGATCAAAGGATTCCTGTCCGGTTTTTTTGGGCTGCTGATCGCAGTGACCTTGCAATTTGGATTCAATTCCCTTGTTGACTGGAAAAC encodes the following:
- a CDS encoding MFS transporter; the encoded protein is MKYITRTVWALSLVSLFTDTASEMLYPIMPIYLKSIGFSIVLIGILEGVAEATAGLSKGYFGKLSDNSGRRVVFVQTGYALSAISKPMMGFFIYPLWIFFARTTDRFGKGIRTGARDAILSDEATPQTKGKVFGFHRAMDTFGAVLGPALALLYLYFYPQDYRTLFFIAFIPGLIAVFASLYLKDKKQTTLTEKNVISFFSFLNYWKGSPLIYRKVVIGLLTFALFNSSDVFLLLKAKESGLSDTMVIGVYIFYNLVYALCALPMGIIADKVGLKKIFIIGLTLFATVYFGMSVNANIYVYFGLFFLYGIYGAATEGISKAWISNITDKKDTATAIGTYSGFQSVCTMLASSLAGLIWYQFGATATFITTGIATLLVVSYFLIAIPSPVADKTGINA
- the chrA gene encoding chromate efflux transporter: MKTECNHAERPFWCLLKEALYIGAVGYGGPAVLALAKQRLVHEKHIIEEKDFMDALALSQVLPGAIGVTLMGRIGYQVKELWGAILVPAVFALPSLVFIIFLSWAYFRFGNLPFVKSLFTGLGAMVVALLANASLLIGKSVFGKITFKDYKGFSISAFTFTGIYILHFNVLWLIMFSGLLGFLFFYFTGEFEDIPSQEGGTVMPSQAIGTLAAPQRHVKRYIPVIILFFIAGFICLLSPRAVEIANTFLKIGALGFGGGFTAIPLIKGVVVDQLHWVNEMQFRDGIALGQITPGPVFITAAFIGYHVAGIIGAFMAALAIFTPSVTAIVVLSRIHSRVRSLKAVRVVIKGFLSGFFGLLIAVTLQFGFNSLVDWKTWTIFLVALSYLFFLKKDTIWLILGTIAVSLFLFRLP